The proteins below come from a single Pseudomonas chlororaphis genomic window:
- a CDS encoding RNA polymerase sigma factor (Bacteria have multiple sigma factors which are active under specific conditions; the sigma factor binds with the catalytic core of RNA polymerase to produce the holoenzyme and directs bacterial core RNA polymerase to specific promoter elements to initiate transcription; in Pseudomonas aeruginosa this extracytoplasmic function sigma factor may be involved in the transcription of the ferric pyoverdine receptor gene, fpvA.): MLENYYRELVCFLNARLGSRQAAEDVVHDAYVRVLERASDTPIEQPRAFLYRTALNLVIDGHRRNTLRQVESLDVLDSEERFFTPSPHTCLDHGQRLDMLQRALAELPPLCRESFLLRKLEGLSHPQIAERLGISRALVEKHIVNAMKHCRVRVRQWDTP, translated from the coding sequence ATGTTGGAAAACTACTATCGCGAGCTGGTGTGTTTCCTGAACGCCAGGCTAGGCAGCCGCCAGGCGGCCGAGGATGTGGTGCATGACGCCTATGTGCGGGTTCTGGAGCGCGCCAGCGACACGCCCATCGAACAGCCGCGGGCCTTCCTGTATCGCACGGCGTTGAACCTGGTGATCGACGGCCATCGGCGCAACACCCTGCGCCAGGTCGAATCCCTGGACGTGCTGGACAGCGAAGAACGCTTCTTCACGCCATCGCCCCACACCTGTCTCGATCACGGCCAGCGCCTGGACATGCTCCAGCGCGCCCTGGCCGAGTTGCCGCCGCTGTGCCGCGAAAGTTTCCTGTTGCGCAAGCTCGAAGGCTTGTCGCACCCGCAGATCGCCGAGCGCCTGGGCATTTCCCGGGCGCTGGTGGAAAAGCACATCGTCAATGCCATGAAGCACTGTCGCGTTCGGGTGCGACAGTGGGACACGCCTTGA
- a CDS encoding hemolysin secretion protein D, which translates to MKRPRPTRRAWLLTITLLPAVAFAAWQAVAPTPTARATAAVSRGDIENSVTALGTLQPRRYVDVGAQASGQIQKIHVEAGDEVREGQLLVEIDPSTQKAKLDAGRFAIENLKAQLQEQRAQHDLAQQKSRRQQQLQAGGATREEDVQTAQAEVRATQARIDMFQARIREAQASLRSDEAELGYTRIYAPMSGTVVAVGAREGQTLNAQQQTPLILRIARLTPMTVWAEVSEADIGHVKPGMNAYFTTLAGGTRRWSSTVRQILPVPPRPLEASQGGSPTGGRSGSERVVLYTVLLDVDNADRALMTDMTAQVFFVAAQAHDVLSVPTAALQDAAGQVLVVADNGDVQPRTVRTGISDRLRTQVLDGLNEGERVLIGPAPGSGG; encoded by the coding sequence ATGAAACGTCCCCGCCCTACCCGACGCGCCTGGCTCCTTACCATCACCCTGCTGCCCGCCGTCGCCTTCGCCGCCTGGCAAGCCGTCGCGCCGACGCCCACCGCCCGGGCGACCGCCGCCGTCAGCCGTGGCGACATCGAAAACAGCGTCACCGCCCTCGGCACCCTGCAACCGCGGCGCTACGTGGACGTCGGCGCCCAGGCGTCCGGACAGATCCAGAAGATCCACGTGGAAGCCGGCGACGAAGTGCGCGAAGGCCAGTTGCTGGTGGAAATCGATCCGTCCACGCAAAAAGCCAAGCTGGACGCCGGGCGCTTCGCCATCGAAAACCTCAAGGCCCAGTTGCAGGAGCAACGGGCGCAACACGACCTGGCCCAGCAGAAATCCCGCCGCCAGCAGCAACTGCAGGCCGGCGGCGCTACCCGCGAGGAAGACGTGCAGACCGCCCAGGCCGAGGTGCGTGCCACCCAGGCGCGCATCGACATGTTCCAGGCCCGGATCCGCGAAGCTCAAGCCAGCCTGCGCAGCGACGAGGCCGAGTTGGGCTACACACGGATCTACGCGCCCATGAGCGGCACCGTGGTCGCCGTCGGCGCCCGGGAAGGCCAGACGCTCAACGCGCAGCAACAGACTCCGCTGATCCTGCGCATCGCCCGGCTGACGCCCATGACGGTCTGGGCCGAGGTCTCGGAAGCCGACATCGGCCACGTCAAACCGGGCATGAACGCCTACTTCACCACCCTGGCGGGCGGCACCCGGCGCTGGAGCAGCACCGTTCGCCAGATCCTCCCGGTGCCGCCCCGCCCCCTGGAAGCCAGCCAGGGCGGCAGCCCCACCGGTGGTCGTAGCGGCAGCGAGCGCGTGGTGCTCTACACCGTGCTGCTGGATGTCGACAACGCCGACCGCGCCCTGATGACGGACATGACCGCCCAAGTATTTTTCGTCGCCGCCCAGGCCCACGACGTGCTCAGCGTGCCCACCGCCGCGTTGCAGGATGCCGCCGGCCAGGTGCTGGTGGTGGCCGATAATGGCGACGTCCAACCACGCACGGTGCGCACCGGCATCAGTGATCGACTGCGCACCCAGGTGCTCGATGGCCTGAATGAAGGCGAACGGGTGCTGATCGGCCCGGCGCCCGGCAGCGGAGGCTGA